The genomic interval tagattaaaaaaaacacattttagtcaacttttttaataataatgatttaatccctatactttcaaatttataacaatttaatcctaaaattttgataaataacaatttagcctaaatattttagaatttataataatttagtccctatttgtgaaatttttttaatgtattctTGGCCTGAAATGTTTAATATTCTAGTTTGGGAGAGTAAAAAAAATTCACGTTTACTCAAAAAATGGGTTTTATCCGAATTTCGACCCCTTTTTCTCTGGGACATGAGGAACTAGAAAGAGCTAGAAAGGATTTTTTATCCTCGAAGCAATTGAGACTGAGTCGATCATTTCAAACTAAACCCATTGTCTCCATTAGCAACACAAATCCAGCACTAAAATGGAACCGTAAGCAAAAATTAACAATAACACAATGAACAATGTGTTATTTAGAAGCCGGTTGATATTCCTTCACAGCCATTAAACTTCTTATTAGCCCCAATATTTCGCTACGCATATTGGTAACAAATGATGGACTAACCTCCTTCACCACCGCTGAAAACCACAACCCATCTCTATCAACTTCTTTCCTTTGCTCATACCACCTGCATATGGTTCTTGCTATAGCTATAACATACACACCACAATCATATCCATTTACTTGCTGCGGAGACTCTACACATTCCAGATAACTTGGATTCGACGTTGAATTCGAGTCAGCACTCATAAATCTAGCCACAGCTCTGTAAAGTCGCTTGGCATGGTACTTGTTCATCCCTTTGTGGCTATCATGATGGACAAATACGTTCGCTTCTCTGTAGAATGCAAGAAGACTCCAGTGGTTTCCACCTTCAGCTTTACTAACGTCATTGTTGTCATTGACGGGGAAGATTACAAGCTTCTTGTCACAAAGATTGAGAGGTTTTAGGAAATCGTCGAGACTCTCGGCATCGGGGCAGTTCATTATCCAGAAAGCAATTGAAGGTGGAGATAGAAGAATATCCTTGGAAGGATGGGTTGTGCTTAGATAGCTGAAATAGAATTCGGGGATTCGATCATTCAGATAATATGGACCGCCAAGGATGTCCAAATCGGATTTTCGGAGTACAacatcgttgtaacttaagatTTTCTCGTCTCCTTCAGACTTCCCCATTTCAGATCAGGTAATCAATCCCTGTGAAGAAGGAAAGAACGTGAATACCAATTGTATGCATCCTTTTTCTTAGGAAGCTAGTCTTACCTCACAATAAGTAATAATTATgtacttaaaataaaataaaataaaaatgtactAACAAAGTTCACTAGTCACATAAAGGCACTATGTTGACCTTCTTTCACGGGATATTGACAAAAATGGCCAATTTCAGTTTATGATTTGGAAAATTGacccttttttttctaaatagtttggAAAATTGACCCCTTTTTTTCTAAATATCCGTGAGTGTTCAGGCCAACTTACGCACACCGATTAATCTCATGAAACAACCCGCCTGaccctacaacatttgggtGTCAAAAAAACTCGTAGGAAATTAATTCCTAGGTAAGTTGACCATCATTGATTGAACTCTTGATCTATTAGCCAGTCATTTATTGAGACTATGTCTCCTTTTTTACCATTAGACCAACCCATGATGGTTAAAATGGACCCAatctttaaaaacttgtttttaggGACTCTTTGTTGATGAGGATGAGGATGATGATAGCAAGGGTGTGAAAAAACTCATATCCCTTACACTCCAAttttttcaccaacttctcttTGAATTTTCACCAAACTATTCAACCAACTCCTTTAATTTTTTCACCAACCTCGTTTTTTTATCTATCCCAAGTTTTATTTAGACAAACATCTTTCCCACGAAGGAGGTATCTATACACAACTCTGTTGTGTTATCGTGAAAgttatttaagttttttttttttttttttggctgaAATGCATATAAAGCttgtttaaaattcaaaaatctcGGTCAAATCTCAGTTTGAGAACTTAAATTTCGGTTCAATTTCATGATTCTCTGTTAAAATTTCATGGAACCCGGGGTAAATCTAGTTCAGATTGCTTAAATATCAGTCCAAAACTTGATCAGATTTGTGTGACTTGGCCTACATCTCAGTTCTTTTTTCTAACCATGATTTGCTCCGAGATCTGGACTAAGTTATTCACATTGACCCGATTCACACCGCGATTCACACCagagtttttatgtttttatggtTTAcccagttttttttttccctatttttattcatttttttattgcaGATAATGCCTTGTGTGTGGATGTGTATAGGGGGTATTGAAAGAGAGTGAAGAGAATTACGAAGGTGGGGAATTAAGAGGGTTTGAcagaatcaaatatcataaatttTTAGGGCAGAGTGTATAGAATAGGCAAGATAAATCCTGATGGGATTGACCTTGTAATAAGATATGTGGTACAATTATAGTCTAAAACCCATGCATTTGTTATTAGAGACGATGAGGATGACCACTCTTTCTTGACATAGGAAGAGGTGTCTGTAATACCTCATTACGTATCCAATGTGCCAAAGACAAACGGTAATAGCTAGTGACTTGGATCATTTCGCAATTCATATAACCCAAATCCGTATATGCCCCCTTCATCCTTCCCATATAACCAAGGTCAAGATATGCCCTCCACGCAGCCTTCCCCCCATCAATGCTCCCTTAAGACTTTTCAGTGTCTTATGAAATATTATAGTGCTCCAATCCTCATTGCAAAAGACATCCTAATCGTCAATAATATTCAACAAATTAGTATCTACAAGCTGCCTCCTCTCCATCCCCATCAGCACTGactcaataaaaataaaagatagacgTCTTAACTCCATCCTCTCCGTTCTGAAGCTCTAGTTTGGGGTATAACTTATCCAGATCCTCACAATTGATACTATCATTCAAATATGTTTTGAAGAGTCTATTGCCTACCATCACCGCATTTCTCCTACTCGGTATGGTTGCATGTCTAAGA from Benincasa hispida cultivar B227 chromosome 10, ASM972705v1, whole genome shotgun sequence carries:
- the LOC120089305 gene encoding NEDD8-specific protease 1; translation: MGKSEGDEKILSYNDVVLRKSDLDILGGPYYLNDRIPEFYFSYLSTTHPSKDILLSPPSIAFWIMNCPDAESLDDFLKPLNLCDKKLVIFPVNDNNDVSKAEGGNHWSLLAFYREANVFVHHDSHKGMNKYHAKRLYRAVARFMSADSNSTSNPSYLECVESPQQVNGYDCGVYVIAIARTICRWYEQRKEVDRDGLWFSAVVKEVSPSFVTNMRSEILGLIRSLMAVKEYQPASK